A stretch of the Lactuca sativa cultivar Salinas chromosome 9, Lsat_Salinas_v11, whole genome shotgun sequence genome encodes the following:
- the LOC111880236 gene encoding B3 domain-containing transcription factor ABI3 isoform X1 produces MDVCGVDEQESRKSTGFDAVGTTVMTSTDDQRGIWEIDVRAQQQNLIHEMNDPSMFYNDQFPKIPDFPCMSSSSSSSSNPAPAKPISSATTTSSASSSTSSAASWAVLKSEYITEEEAEGEDQLEELRINRKKRSHREEPGPVTSTAAVEAVPVLEKADGSGTIDCMDVMENFGYMDLIDGNEIWDPSSIFEQNPPDLQQECVTARGYSNGSEVVQDSGIKDGGREGGGGRLDELGVMFFDWLKSNKEFISAEDMRNIKLKKSTVECASKRLGSSKEGKKQLLKLILEWVQQHQLQRKNSGGAGELAAAAATTTTQYPLQHYQGRPPPPPPTPPPPFNCNSWVPPSDMNHGFSPSPWIPPAVAYPSYMADQTSNGMPMVAAGPQATFSYMGDGSDQYNSGLNRLNPYNNSGSGEYQVLESAPSWNPSQITMAASTPYNNQFPDVGNNYGPQIMPLASGYPDQYPYNPQVYATGGCGEQQRLMRLGSSATKEARKKRMARQRRTYFHHHHHSRQNQHMNNHQNHLANSDQHPHAMLGDENCSGKTHGGNWLYWPSPPSTNTVPPPPMESPHRPPARPQQASDRPSKQTPPDKRQGLKTEKNLKFLLQKVLKQSDVGSLGRIVLPKKEAESHLPDLDSRDGISIAMEDIGTSQVWNMRYSLRFWPNNKSRMYLLENTGDFVKANGLQEGDFIVLYSDVKCGKYLIRGVKVRQPASVKSEGKKPSVKRSYRNASQSTRSCDPSSPPKITAI; encoded by the exons ATGGATGTTTGTGGTGTTGATGAGCAAGAAAGCCGTAAAAGTACTGGTTTTGATGCAGTGGGTACTACAGTGATGACGAGTACCGATGATCAGAGAGGGATCTGGGAGATTGATGTAAGAGCACAGCAACAGAATCTGATTCACGAAATGAATGATCCTTCAATGTTTTATAACGATCAGTTTCCAAAGATTCCTGATTTTCCATGCatgtcttcttcttcctcttcttcgtcAAATCCTGCACCTGCTAAGCCGATTTCTTCGGCCACTACTACATCGTCGGCGTCCTCGTCTACCTCGTCTGCGGCGTCTTGGGCGGTGTTGAAGTCTGAGTATATCACGGAGGAGGAGGCTGAAGGAGAGGATCAGTTGGAGGAGCTTAGGATTAACAGGAAAAAACGAAGTCATCGGGAGGAACCGGGTCCCGTTACGTCGACGGCGGCGGTTGAAGCGGTTCCTGTTCTGGAAAAGGCGGATGGAAGTGGTACGATAGATTGCATGGATGTGATGGAGAATTTTGGGTACATGGATTTGATTGATGGCAACGAAATCTGGGATCCATCGTCAATTTTCGAACAAAACCCACCGGATTTACAGCAGGAATGTGTGACGGCTCGTGGATATAGCAATGGAAGTGAGGTGGTACAAGATAGTGGGATTAAAGACGGTGGCCGTGAAGGTGGCGGAGGACGGTTGGATGAACTAGGGGTGATGTTCTTTGACTGGTTGAAATCCAACAAAGAATTCATATCAGCAGAAGATATGAGAAATATTAAACTCAAGAAATCGACAGTTGAATGTGCTTCAAAAAGATTAGGATCGTCAAAAGAAGGCAAAAAACAACTcctcaaattaattcttgaatgGGTGCAACAACACCAGCTTCAAAGAAAAAACAGCGGCGGTGCCGGTGAATTAGCCGctgccgccgccaccaccaccacccaataCCCTTTACAGCATTACCAGGGacgtccaccaccaccaccaccgaccCCACCGCCACCATTCAACTGTAATTCTTGGGTCCCACCTAGTGACATGAACCATGGATTCTCTCCTTCTCCGTGGATCCCACCAGCGGTGGCGTATCCGTCGTACATGGCGGATCAGACCAGTAATGGGATGCCTATGGTAGCGGCGGGGCCACAAGCGACGTTTTCTTACATGGGTGATGGGAGCGATCAATACAATTCTGGTCTGAATCGTCTTAATCCGTATAATAATTCAGGTTCGGGTGAATATCAAGTTCTTGAATCTGCACCTTCGTGGAACCCTTCACAGATTACCATGGCTGCGTCGACACCCTACAACAATCAGTTTCCTGACGTGGGCAATAACTATGGTCCTCAAATTATGCCCCTCGCTTCTGGTTACCCCGATCAGTACCCGTATAATCCACAGGTTTACGCCACCGGCGGTTGTGGCGAACAACAGCGGTTAATGAGGCTGGGTTCTTCGGCGACTAAAGAAGCTAGAAAGAAAAGAATGGCTAGACAGCGGCGGACTTacttccaccaccaccaccactcgaGACAAAATCAGCACATGAATAATCATCAGAATCACTTGGCCAACTCCGATCAACATCCACACGCAATGCTTGGTGATGAGAATTGCTCCGGCAAAACACATGGCGGAAACTGGTTGTACTGGCCATCTCCGCCTTCTACCAACACGGTTCCACCACCACCTATGGAATCACCTCACCGGCCACCCGCCAGACCTCAACAAGCCAGTGATCGCCCGTCTAAACAAACTCCCCCAGATAAACGGCAG GGTTTAAAAACTGAGAAAAATTTGAAGTTTCTGCTCCAAAAAGTGTTGAAGCAAAGTGATGTTGGGAGTCTTGGGAGGATTGTGCTGCCTAAG AAAGAAGCTGAGAGTCACCTCCCGGACCTGGATTCAAGGGATGGAATTTCAATTGCTATGGAGGATATAGGGACTTCTCAAGTGTGGAACATGCGATATAG CCTCAGGTTTTGGCCTAACAACAAGAGCCGGATGTACCTTCTCGAGAACACAG GAGATTTCGTGAAAGCAAATGGGCTCCAAGAAGGCGATTTCATCGTGCTATACTCTGATGTCAAGTGTGGCAAATAC TTAATCAGGGGAGTGAAGGTACGACAACCAGCCAGTGTGAAATCCGAAGGCAAGAAGCCTTCTGTTAAACGAAGCTATCGCAATGCCTCCCAATCCACCAGAAGCTGTGATCCCTCATCACCTCCTAAAATAACTGCGATTTAA
- the LOC111880236 gene encoding B3 domain-containing transcription factor ABI3 isoform X2 has product MDVCGVDEQESRKSTGFDAVGTTVMTSTDDQRGIWEIDVRAQQQNLIHEMNDPSMFYNDQFPKIPDFPCMSSSSSSSSNPAPAKPISSATTTSSASSSTSSAASWAVLKSEYITEEEAEGEDQLEELRINRKKRSHREEPGPVTSTAAVEAVPVLEKADGSGTIDCMDVMENFGYMDLIDGNEIWDPSSIFEQNPPDLQQECVTARGYSNGSEVVQDSGIKDGGREGGGGRLDELGVMFFDWLKSNKEFISAEDMRNIKLKKSTVECASKRLGSSKEGKKQLLKLILEWVQQHQLQRKNSGGAGELAAAAATTTTQYPLQHYQGRPPPPPPTPPPPFNCNSWVPPSDMNHGFSPSPWIPPAVAYPSYMADQTSNGMPMVAAGPQATFSYMGDGSDQYNSGLNRLNPYNNSGSGEYQVLESAPSWNPSQITMAASTPYNNQFPDVGNNYGPQIMPLASGYPDQYPYNPQVYATGGCGEQQRLMRLGSSATKEARKKRMARQRRTYFHHHHHSRQNQHMNNHQNHLANSDQHPHAMLGDENCSGKTHGGNWLYWPSPPSTNTVPPPPMESPHRPPARPQQASDRPSKQTPPDKRQGLKTEKNLKFLLQKVLKQSDVGSLGRIVLPKKEAESHLPDLDSRDGISIAMEDIGTSQVWNMRYRFWPNNKSRMYLLENTGDFVKANGLQEGDFIVLYSDVKCGKYLIRGVKVRQPASVKSEGKKPSVKRSYRNASQSTRSCDPSSPPKITAI; this is encoded by the exons ATGGATGTTTGTGGTGTTGATGAGCAAGAAAGCCGTAAAAGTACTGGTTTTGATGCAGTGGGTACTACAGTGATGACGAGTACCGATGATCAGAGAGGGATCTGGGAGATTGATGTAAGAGCACAGCAACAGAATCTGATTCACGAAATGAATGATCCTTCAATGTTTTATAACGATCAGTTTCCAAAGATTCCTGATTTTCCATGCatgtcttcttcttcctcttcttcgtcAAATCCTGCACCTGCTAAGCCGATTTCTTCGGCCACTACTACATCGTCGGCGTCCTCGTCTACCTCGTCTGCGGCGTCTTGGGCGGTGTTGAAGTCTGAGTATATCACGGAGGAGGAGGCTGAAGGAGAGGATCAGTTGGAGGAGCTTAGGATTAACAGGAAAAAACGAAGTCATCGGGAGGAACCGGGTCCCGTTACGTCGACGGCGGCGGTTGAAGCGGTTCCTGTTCTGGAAAAGGCGGATGGAAGTGGTACGATAGATTGCATGGATGTGATGGAGAATTTTGGGTACATGGATTTGATTGATGGCAACGAAATCTGGGATCCATCGTCAATTTTCGAACAAAACCCACCGGATTTACAGCAGGAATGTGTGACGGCTCGTGGATATAGCAATGGAAGTGAGGTGGTACAAGATAGTGGGATTAAAGACGGTGGCCGTGAAGGTGGCGGAGGACGGTTGGATGAACTAGGGGTGATGTTCTTTGACTGGTTGAAATCCAACAAAGAATTCATATCAGCAGAAGATATGAGAAATATTAAACTCAAGAAATCGACAGTTGAATGTGCTTCAAAAAGATTAGGATCGTCAAAAGAAGGCAAAAAACAACTcctcaaattaattcttgaatgGGTGCAACAACACCAGCTTCAAAGAAAAAACAGCGGCGGTGCCGGTGAATTAGCCGctgccgccgccaccaccaccacccaataCCCTTTACAGCATTACCAGGGacgtccaccaccaccaccaccgaccCCACCGCCACCATTCAACTGTAATTCTTGGGTCCCACCTAGTGACATGAACCATGGATTCTCTCCTTCTCCGTGGATCCCACCAGCGGTGGCGTATCCGTCGTACATGGCGGATCAGACCAGTAATGGGATGCCTATGGTAGCGGCGGGGCCACAAGCGACGTTTTCTTACATGGGTGATGGGAGCGATCAATACAATTCTGGTCTGAATCGTCTTAATCCGTATAATAATTCAGGTTCGGGTGAATATCAAGTTCTTGAATCTGCACCTTCGTGGAACCCTTCACAGATTACCATGGCTGCGTCGACACCCTACAACAATCAGTTTCCTGACGTGGGCAATAACTATGGTCCTCAAATTATGCCCCTCGCTTCTGGTTACCCCGATCAGTACCCGTATAATCCACAGGTTTACGCCACCGGCGGTTGTGGCGAACAACAGCGGTTAATGAGGCTGGGTTCTTCGGCGACTAAAGAAGCTAGAAAGAAAAGAATGGCTAGACAGCGGCGGACTTacttccaccaccaccaccactcgaGACAAAATCAGCACATGAATAATCATCAGAATCACTTGGCCAACTCCGATCAACATCCACACGCAATGCTTGGTGATGAGAATTGCTCCGGCAAAACACATGGCGGAAACTGGTTGTACTGGCCATCTCCGCCTTCTACCAACACGGTTCCACCACCACCTATGGAATCACCTCACCGGCCACCCGCCAGACCTCAACAAGCCAGTGATCGCCCGTCTAAACAAACTCCCCCAGATAAACGGCAG GGTTTAAAAACTGAGAAAAATTTGAAGTTTCTGCTCCAAAAAGTGTTGAAGCAAAGTGATGTTGGGAGTCTTGGGAGGATTGTGCTGCCTAAG AAAGAAGCTGAGAGTCACCTCCCGGACCTGGATTCAAGGGATGGAATTTCAATTGCTATGGAGGATATAGGGACTTCTCAAGTGTGGAACATGCGATATAG GTTTTGGCCTAACAACAAGAGCCGGATGTACCTTCTCGAGAACACAG GAGATTTCGTGAAAGCAAATGGGCTCCAAGAAGGCGATTTCATCGTGCTATACTCTGATGTCAAGTGTGGCAAATAC TTAATCAGGGGAGTGAAGGTACGACAACCAGCCAGTGTGAAATCCGAAGGCAAGAAGCCTTCTGTTAAACGAAGCTATCGCAATGCCTCCCAATCCACCAGAAGCTGTGATCCCTCATCACCTCCTAAAATAACTGCGATTTAA
- the LOC111880235 gene encoding putative F-box/LRR-repeat protein At5g02700: MRREVEDVVELMQHIQSRLPITEAARTSVLSKSWLHAWHTIPILRFCVRSEQNGNGMKLVDVDHTLIRYLRDNIPIERFELLIDIENQESASHAEKWIGPVVTTKASCLKELSLSLFLYGAPFTLPDEILSSGENLSKIDVSSPLRHHSVIWMTTTTPTPVINCVSLRELQLDGVCIGEEALHDILSSCSRLEKIVLIHSCKGFKTIKVKNLPCLYELTISSSSQDVHNTALEISHVPNLGVFTCDLPFLFKAPAPHSISLGSSVTELTLGGYGMVTGNACLKMIESGFPFLESLTLDDMRSWKSESFHFTCASIKNLTLRDCQSMLTDIQVHAPKLNFFWFGGAALPTLLFPVSSTLFKQIFSLSLSLPVDVYFFLKMREALALSCKCDIYIITYNYTTTMLPFDDIDMDDLRTRLLLFPPAMNVQHLWFGTVDDECLWERSLFFDAFFEICHPKYVYAKPDSYFRQNNHFCRLMLREVLEKNTTPYWPHYLEHVRIRRDRYQKWETLTNSHTSLLASSVYMIFNLKWR; encoded by the coding sequence ATGAGACGAGAAGTAGAAGATGTTGTGGAGTTGATGCAGCACATACAATCACGGTTGCCGATAACAGAAGCGGCCCGCACGAGCGTGTTGTCCAAGTCATGGCTACACGCTTGGCATACTATTCCTATCCTCAGGTTTTGTGTTCGCAGCGAACAAAATGGAAACGGCATGAAGTTGGTGGATGTGGACCACACTCTGATAAGGTATCTCCGTGACAACATACCAATTGAAAGGTTTGAGCTTCTTATCGACATTGAGAACCAGGAGTCAGCTTCTCATGCTGAAAAATGGATTGGTCCTGTGGTAACTACCAAAGCTTCTTGTCTCAAAGAGTTATCCCTCTCACTCTTCCTTTATGGTGCCCCGTTTACATTGCCAGATGAGATACTCTCGTCGGGTGAAAACCTGAGTAAGATAGACGTTTCATCCCCGCTGAGGCACCATTCTGTTATTTGGATGACAACGACTACTCCTACTCCTGTGATCAACTGTGTGTCCCTACGAGAGCTGCAATTGGATGGTGTGTGCATAGGTGAAGAGGCACTCCATGACATATTGTCGTCTTGTAGCCGGCTTGAGAAGATTGTGCTTATACATTCTTGCAAGGGGTTCAAAACCATCAAGGTTAAAAACCTCCCTTGTCTTTATGAATTGACaatatcttcttcttcacaagaTGTTCATAATACTGCTTTGGAAATCAGTCATGTCCCAAATCTCGGCGTGTTTACCTGCGATCTACCTTTTCTATTCAAAGCCCCTGCCCCGCATTCAATATCATTAGGAAGCAGCGTGACAGAGTTAACCCTAGGTGGTTATGGTATGGTAACTGGCAACGCGTGTCTGAAAATGATCGAATCGGGATTTCCTTTTCTTGAGAGTTTAACACTTGATGATATGAGATCTTGGAAGTCGGAAAGCTTCCATTTCACATGTGCTTCCATCAAGAATTTGACCCTGCGGGATTGCCAAAGCATGCTTACGGACATACAAGTTCATGCTCCAAAATTAAATTTTTTCTGGTTCGGTGGGGCCGCATTGCCTACTCTCTTGTTTCCTGTCTCTAGTACTCTCTTCAAGCAAATCTTTTCACTCAGTCTCAGCCTTCCTGTTGATGTGTATTTTTTTCTTAAGATGAGGGAAGCACTCGCGTTATCATGCAAGTGCGACATTTATATAATAACTTACAACTATACTACTACTATGTTGCCATTCGACGACATCGACATGGATGATCTAAGAACAAGGCTCCTCTTGTTTCCTCCTGCTATGAACGTGCAACATCTGTGGTTTGGAACAGTAGATGATGAATGCCTGTGGGAACGATCCCTATTTTTTGATGCATTCTTTGAGATTTGCCATCCCAAGTATGTATATGCAAAGCCAGACTCGTACTTCAGACAAAACAATCACTTTTGCAGACTCATGCTGAGGGAGGTCTTGGAGAAGAATACCACCCCATATTGGCCTCATTACCTGGAACATGTTCGAATAAGAAGGGATCGTTATCAAAAATGGGAAACCCTAACAAATTCCCACACAAGCCTTCTGGCTTCTAGTGTCTACATGATCTTCAATCTAAAGTGGCGTTAG